The sequence AAACTTTGCTGGGTGCTGGTGGGTCAGCTGAGggctcctcttcatcctcatgtGTAAAATGGTGGGATGTACGTTTGACTGCAGTcccttctcctcccacagtgctACAAGAGACAGGCTTAGTTTTCACTCTGCCTCCATCCTCCTGCGGCCCTGCTTGAGGCAAGACAACTCACCAAGgtgaacaaatgttttcagagaACTGAAGAATAATTTAAGCTGCCACTTTTACCTGTGTGGCTACGTTTCTAGCCATTCCATTCTACCACTGAACAGTTTTAAGTCCACCTGGGGACTGTGTGCGTTAAGTGTATCTAACGTCAGAATTGTTATGTACTTTCAAGCATTGCACATAAGACTGAAGGCATATTATACTAATAACAGCACAGCTAACCCGTGCTATTTACCTTTAGGTTAATGACTTACTATCTCGCTGGCTAGGCCAATGGCATGTTCGCATACTAACAGGAAAACGTTTGGACTGGAGGCAACCCAACCTTTGCATTATTGGCTGGCCAAGATAACATTAGCTCACTCGCATACATCCAACCATATCTCCATAGATACACTGGTAAGTAAGTATACCGTTAAGTTACTTTGCGTTAGCATTAGCCACTTAATGATATGTATCATAGCTTAGCGACACTTGCCGaatatttaactatttaacGTCAGTTTTAGTCGGTAATAATAGGTGGGGAGACAGTCAACCTAATATTACAAACTGCTTATTTATTACCACATTAAAAACGCGAAAACAGCACAAATATCACCTCTGTCGTCGGCGCAATCTCGTCTGTTATGCTTGCGATCCGCCATCATTGCTCTACTCTGATCCGCCGCCACGTGTCGCTAGTCTCAGTGGACACTTCTTGTTCAGTTtgtaggaggaggagaagaagaagaagaagaagaagacgaggaagaTGGAGGAAATGTGAACAAGGTAAACATTGTACGAATTGGTAACACCAATTTAGCCTCGGTATGTTATTTTGGAGGGTAAACTATGACAGATAATGTATTGAATTTACTTACAAttagaagaaaatgtttttaaaaagcgatgataatgtgacattatAGCCGTTTTAGCCGGGAGTTAGTATCGTAAACATATGCCGATGTTACCTGACGTTAGCTAAGCTAACAACATAACCTGTTTATCTGTTTATCGCAACAATTCCTGTGTGTAatcttctctttgtttcttttaaagcttTATGTTAAACAATGAGCCAGTCAAGATGGGGCAGACCCTGTGCATATGTTCCCGTGGCTCCATCACCATCGACAACAAGAAGTATTACTTCATCCAAAAACTAGATGAGGGGTAAGATGACACGTCGTATGGTTTGATCTATGTTACTGTTACAAATATCTTATATTTGTCGCCAAGTCCAGCATATGCAAAGTGGCACACACAATTTGTTAAAATTcttgtttattgttattgtttttcccCATGTGATCTTTGttaattactgtattttattgcttgtgcagcactttgtagctatcatttttaaaagcaacacaaattaAGCATGACATATGCAcatagttattttttattttttatttttttttaactaaatgtgTTGACAATACTAGCTAGCCTCATCTGTCAAACCTAATTTGAACCAAGATTACTACAGTATTGTCAGAGTCTgatctctctgtgtcctcttaGTGGGTTCAGTTATGTTGATCTGGTAGAGGGGGCAAAGGATGGGCGATCTTATGCTCTGAAAAGGATCCTGTGCCATGACCGTGAAGGCCGCCATGAGGCTCAGACGGAGATTGAGATGCATCACATGTTTAATCACCCTAACGTCTTGAGCCTGGTTGCACACACCTTTGTCGACCGTGGAGGCAAGAGTGAAGCCTGGTTACTTCTCCCTTATATCAGTGTAAGTAGGTGCAGCAGTCAGGTTGTTGAGAATAACCCCTGAGGGATATTTGTCTGACagatgcatttgtgtgtttctgcaaacAGAAAGGCAGCCTGTGGTGTGTTTTGGAGAAGCTAAGAGACAAAGGCAGCTCAATGCCCGAAAGACAGATCTTGCAAATTTTGCGTGGCATCTGTTTGGGACTCAAGGCTATTCATGAAAAAGGCTATGCACACAGGTAACCTctccacaaacatgcacatggcCAGTGAAATTACTTATGCTGTCTTGTGAGGAGTCAGGAAATGTGGGGACTTGCTGGAAATAAACACTTTCTACACCGATGGATTAATTAATAAACATATTAATGATaacataataatgttttatattgCCCATTCATTCATGCAAACTATTTTTGCTCCTCACTGCTGCCACAATCGtccatgtttattttctcaataaGGAAAGATGAATAAGCAATAGCAAAGTTCTAATGGGgacaattatatttatatataaattatgGAAGTATGTTTTAAAATTTTAGAAGCTTTGTATTGAATGATTTTCATCTCTCCTTTTACTATGTTGCATTTTTGTATGTTTCTTTTATTCCTAATTTGTATCCAACATGGAATCTATCCAGTTAGAAAATGTAACCTGAgcatttaacatgttttcatttaatctcTGAAAAAATTGAAGAACTCTAAAGAAATtgcatacatttaattaaaaaaatatgccaCATGGCTGCTATGATTTGACAGAGATCTGAAGCCCACAAATGTGCTTCTGGATGAAGATGACAGGCCATATCTGATGGACCTGGGCTCTATGAACCATGCCAGGATTGAGGTAAGAAAGAAGCATAAATGAGTTTAATTGGACTTATGAACATGTctctttttatatacagtactgtgaaAAAGTCTCAGGTCACCatcaacattgttgtttttatgtctgtcaaattctatGATCATTGGCAactgatgtgatgatgtcagcAACCTGTCAGTAATGttgtcagacaaacacagaattttccattaacattaattagggattctctccaggt is a genomic window of Solea senegalensis isolate Sse05_10M linkage group LG7, IFAPA_SoseM_1, whole genome shotgun sequence containing:
- the stk16 gene encoding serine/threonine-protein kinase 16, which gives rise to MLNNEPVKMGQTLCICSRGSITIDNKKYYFIQKLDEGGFSYVDLVEGAKDGRSYALKRILCHDREGRHEAQTEIEMHHMFNHPNVLSLVAHTFVDRGGKSEAWLLLPYISKGSLWCVLEKLRDKGSSMPERQILQILRGICLGLKAIHEKGYAHRDLKPTNVLLDEDDRPYLMDLGSMNHARIEVRGSREAMTIQDWAAQRCTISYRAPELFNVESHCIIDERTDIWSLGCVLYCMMMLEGPFDLIFQKGDSVALAVQNPVTIPPSCSYSEGLQMLLSSIMVSNPQERPNISWVLDQVQDLQSRSPNT